One stretch of Rathayibacter festucae DSM 15932 DNA includes these proteins:
- a CDS encoding DUF4097 family beta strand repeat-containing protein, protein MSLEKWLVQAGETKVIDLDVVRAIKIALVGGQIDVIGHDEPTARVEVHSVSGRPLKVSMDGDRLEVDHIQLRWDTVVDVAKGLGRKGDRADISLLVPRGVALKFDTVSADGLVSGLHSDARVSTVGGDIVIDGLRGDIEANTVHGELSVRNHTGRVTAHTVSGDVTTAGALTRFSVDGVSGSVFVDAEDAPDEIQCNTVSGDLTIRIDEGLGARYRINTATGTLQLDGEVVKGTFGRGYTATTGSLDSKWVDVTANSVTGAVTVVRRSPAAPAAQRLTDASAL, encoded by the coding sequence AATGGCTCGTGCAGGCGGGCGAGACGAAGGTCATCGACCTCGACGTCGTCCGCGCGATCAAGATCGCCCTGGTCGGCGGTCAGATCGACGTCATCGGGCACGACGAGCCCACCGCCCGCGTCGAGGTGCACAGCGTCTCCGGCCGCCCGCTCAAGGTCTCGATGGACGGCGACCGCCTCGAGGTCGACCACATCCAGCTCCGCTGGGACACCGTCGTCGACGTCGCCAAGGGCCTCGGCCGCAAGGGCGACCGCGCCGACATCAGCCTGCTCGTCCCCCGCGGCGTCGCGCTGAAGTTCGACACCGTCTCGGCCGACGGCCTCGTCTCGGGTCTGCACTCGGACGCCCGCGTCTCCACGGTCGGCGGCGACATCGTCATCGACGGCCTGCGCGGCGACATCGAGGCGAACACCGTCCACGGCGAGCTCTCGGTCCGCAACCACACCGGCCGGGTCACCGCGCACACCGTCTCCGGCGACGTCACCACCGCCGGCGCGCTCACGCGCTTCTCCGTCGACGGCGTCTCGGGCAGCGTCTTCGTCGACGCCGAGGACGCACCGGACGAGATCCAGTGCAACACCGTCAGCGGCGACCTCACCATCCGGATCGACGAGGGCCTCGGCGCCCGCTACCGGATCAACACCGCGACCGGCACGCTTCAGCTCGACGGCGAGGTGGTCAAGGGCACCTTCGGCCGCGGCTACACCGCGACCACCGGCTCGCTCGACTCGAAGTGGGTCGACGTCACCGCCAACTCGGTGACCGGCGCCGTCACCGTCGTCCGCCGCTCCCCCGCCGCTCCCGCCGCGCAGCGCCTCACCGACGCGAGCGCGCTGTGA
- a CDS encoding PadR family transcriptional regulator: MSPVFAHGRLRLYLLNLLAESPKHGYELIQALSERFGGTYAPSAGTVYPRLAKLEEEGLVTKEADGRKTVYSITDAGRDELANRATDLGDIEEELTDSVRRLADEVRLGVAEAMKSLRADLASAARDSRPSRGGPEHSAETPAPAESTQESSESTAGERPQDAPPMEPPAGTAPVHARTASRLALRDAEVLLTEFRDELRAELRTAAAHGSVSAASTDALRSALDQARAAVRSTLS; this comes from the coding sequence GTGAGCCCCGTCTTCGCGCACGGTCGCCTGCGCCTCTACCTGCTCAACCTCCTCGCGGAGTCGCCCAAGCACGGCTACGAGCTGATCCAGGCGCTCAGCGAGCGCTTCGGCGGCACCTACGCCCCGAGCGCCGGCACGGTCTACCCGCGCCTGGCGAAGCTCGAGGAGGAGGGTCTGGTCACCAAGGAGGCCGACGGCCGCAAGACCGTCTACTCCATCACCGACGCCGGCCGCGACGAGCTGGCGAACCGTGCGACCGACCTCGGCGACATCGAGGAGGAGCTGACCGACTCCGTCCGCCGCCTGGCCGACGAGGTGCGCCTCGGCGTCGCGGAGGCGATGAAGAGCCTGCGCGCGGATCTGGCGAGCGCCGCCCGCGACTCGCGCCCGTCGCGCGGCGGGCCGGAGCACTCGGCCGAGACGCCCGCCCCGGCGGAGTCGACGCAGGAGTCGTCGGAGTCGACCGCGGGCGAGCGCCCGCAGGACGCCCCGCCCATGGAGCCCCCGGCCGGCACCGCCCCGGTTCACGCGCGCACCGCCTCCCGGCTCGCCCTGCGCGACGCCGAGGTGCTGCTCACCGAGTTCCGCGACGAGCTGCGCGCCGAGCTGCGCACGGCCGCCGCGCACGGCTCCGTGAGCGCGGCGAGCACGGACGCCCTGCGCAGCGCGCTCGACCAGGCGCGCGCGGCCGTCCGCTCCACGCTGAGCTGA
- a CDS encoding sugar phosphate isomerase/epimerase family protein: MSESTPARTVQGAPNLQGAQSWDGVDWNPDSWTAETWPIATCLHGIPPVGRDGVALHDAAPEVWDDMFAQVEQVGFTLAELADSHVRPADLEPSRRDEFLSIAKSHGIGIPSVHLQRQSVIMPGHEEKNLAYAHRTIDAAAEWGMQVFSTGLHQPFSAAQKRALWFWTAEGPKDPDDPDVWNAAVSRIRELGKHAADVGLPLALELYEDTYLGTADSAVRFVEEVGLDNVGLNPDVANLIRLHRPVEDWRELFAKTLPYANYMHVKNYTRDESADGSWATSVPSTMEAGLINYRQVLRDAVEGGFRGILLAEHYGGDSLGMCSTNQTYIRSLLPRAARASQ; encoded by the coding sequence ATGAGCGAGAGCACACCCGCGCGGACCGTCCAGGGGGCCCCGAACCTCCAGGGGGCGCAGTCCTGGGACGGCGTCGACTGGAACCCCGACAGCTGGACCGCCGAGACCTGGCCGATCGCCACCTGCCTGCACGGCATCCCGCCCGTCGGCCGCGACGGCGTCGCCCTGCACGACGCGGCCCCCGAGGTCTGGGACGACATGTTCGCCCAGGTCGAGCAGGTCGGCTTCACCCTCGCCGAGCTGGCCGACAGCCACGTCCGCCCCGCGGACCTCGAGCCGTCGCGCCGCGACGAGTTCCTCAGCATCGCGAAGTCGCACGGCATCGGCATCCCCTCGGTGCACCTGCAGCGCCAGAGCGTGATCATGCCCGGGCACGAGGAGAAGAACCTCGCCTACGCGCACCGCACCATCGACGCGGCCGCCGAGTGGGGCATGCAGGTCTTCTCGACCGGTCTGCACCAGCCGTTCAGCGCCGCGCAGAAGCGCGCGCTCTGGTTCTGGACCGCCGAGGGCCCGAAGGACCCCGATGACCCCGACGTCTGGAACGCCGCCGTCAGTCGCATCCGCGAGCTCGGGAAGCACGCCGCCGACGTGGGCCTCCCGCTCGCACTCGAGCTCTACGAGGACACCTACCTAGGCACCGCCGACAGCGCCGTCCGCTTCGTCGAGGAGGTGGGCCTGGACAACGTCGGCCTCAACCCCGACGTCGCGAACCTGATCCGCCTGCACCGCCCCGTCGAGGACTGGCGCGAGCTGTTCGCGAAGACGCTCCCCTACGCCAACTACATGCACGTGAAGAACTACACCCGCGACGAGTCGGCCGACGGCTCCTGGGCCACCTCGGTCCCCTCGACCATGGAGGCCGGTCTCATCAACTACCGCCAGGTCCTGCGCGACGCGGTCGAGGGCGGGTTCCGCGGCATCCTCCTCGCCGAGCACTACGGCGGCGACAGCCTCGGCATGTGCTCGACCAACCAGACCTACATCCGCTCGCTGCTGCCCCGCGCGGCCCGGGCCTCGCAGTAA
- a CDS encoding 3-hydroxyacyl-CoA dehydrogenase family protein: MSDTTGTTTPTARTIAVVGSGYMGGGMAQVLALSGATVVIADISEEIARSNYERLLTETAQFVADGLFPEDAVERIRQNLSPAASIEEAVATADFIEEAVPEKIEIKHETLRRISAAARPDAVIGSNTSTILIGSLAEAVTNPERFLGVHFSNPAPFIPGVELIPHEGTAESAIALAEEIVAATGKETARVKDSTGFVLNRLQYALFHEATQIVEEGIATPEDIDTIVRTTFGFRLPVFGPFAIADMAGLDVYAFCYASLQTRWPERFATPESLAALVDAGKFGTKSGAGYLDVPAERTAELIAYRNRAYVAIKKLMDELGPAPIA, from the coding sequence ATGAGCGACACCACCGGCACCACCACCCCGACCGCGCGCACCATCGCCGTCGTCGGCTCCGGCTACATGGGCGGAGGCATGGCCCAGGTCCTCGCGCTCTCCGGCGCCACCGTCGTCATCGCCGACATCTCGGAGGAGATCGCCCGCAGCAACTACGAGCGACTGCTCACCGAGACCGCGCAGTTCGTCGCCGACGGCCTCTTCCCCGAGGACGCGGTCGAGCGCATCCGGCAGAACCTCTCCCCCGCCGCCTCGATCGAGGAGGCCGTCGCGACCGCCGACTTCATCGAGGAGGCCGTGCCCGAGAAGATCGAGATCAAGCACGAGACCCTCCGCCGGATCAGCGCCGCCGCGCGCCCCGACGCCGTGATCGGCTCGAACACCTCCACCATCCTGATCGGCTCGCTGGCCGAGGCCGTGACGAACCCCGAGCGCTTCCTCGGCGTGCACTTCTCCAACCCGGCGCCGTTCATCCCCGGCGTCGAGCTGATCCCGCACGAGGGCACCGCCGAGAGCGCGATCGCGCTGGCCGAGGAGATCGTCGCGGCGACCGGCAAGGAGACCGCGCGGGTCAAGGACTCCACCGGCTTCGTGCTCAACCGCCTGCAGTACGCGCTCTTCCACGAGGCGACGCAGATCGTCGAGGAGGGCATCGCCACCCCCGAGGACATCGACACGATCGTCCGCACCACCTTCGGCTTCCGCCTCCCCGTCTTCGGCCCGTTCGCGATCGCCGACATGGCCGGCCTCGACGTCTACGCCTTCTGCTACGCCTCGCTGCAGACCCGCTGGCCCGAGCGCTTCGCCACCCCGGAGTCGCTGGCCGCGCTGGTCGACGCCGGGAAGTTCGGCACCAAGTCCGGCGCCGGCTACCTCGACGTGCCCGCCGAGCGCACCGCCGAGCTGATCGCGTACCGCAACCGCGCCTACGTCGCCATCAAGAAGCTGATGGACGAGCTCGGCCCCGCGCCGATCGCCTGA
- a CDS encoding SDR family NAD(P)-dependent oxidoreductase gives MTAFPESRTVVLTGAASPRGIGRYSAHHLAELGWNVGVIDLHAEAAQEVAAEIAEQHGVQAAGAGANVADDAQVRAAFDALEAALPPVVALVNLAGIASPVSYLEVTPEEWQRVLDVNLNGVHFSTRRAVESMVTRGVGRVVSLSSVSAQRGGGTFSKTAYSAAKAGVIGFTRSVARELGGQGITVNAISPGPIDTDIMGGTLTEERKKAMAADGVLPRIGTPRDIAAAIAYLISEDAGFVTGQTLNVDGGLYMH, from the coding sequence ATGACCGCATTCCCCGAGTCCCGGACCGTCGTCCTCACCGGCGCCGCGTCCCCGCGCGGCATCGGCCGCTACTCCGCCCACCACCTCGCCGAGCTCGGCTGGAACGTCGGCGTCATCGACCTCCATGCCGAGGCCGCGCAGGAGGTGGCCGCCGAGATCGCCGAGCAGCACGGCGTCCAGGCCGCGGGAGCCGGCGCGAACGTCGCCGACGACGCGCAGGTCCGCGCCGCCTTCGACGCGCTCGAGGCCGCCCTCCCGCCGGTCGTGGCGCTGGTGAACCTGGCCGGGATCGCCTCCCCCGTCTCCTACCTCGAGGTCACCCCGGAGGAGTGGCAGCGGGTCCTCGACGTCAACCTCAACGGCGTGCACTTCAGCACCCGCCGCGCGGTGGAGTCGATGGTCACCCGCGGCGTCGGCCGCGTCGTCAGCCTCTCCTCCGTCTCCGCGCAGCGCGGCGGCGGCACCTTCAGCAAGACCGCCTACTCCGCGGCCAAGGCCGGCGTGATCGGCTTCACCCGCAGCGTCGCCCGCGAGCTCGGCGGCCAGGGGATCACCGTCAACGCGATCTCCCCCGGCCCGATCGACACCGACATCATGGGCGGCACCCTCACCGAGGAGCGCAAGAAGGCCATGGCCGCCGACGGCGTGCTGCCGCGCATCGGCACGCCCCGCGACATCGCCGCGGCGATCGCGTACCTCATCAGCGAGGACGCCGGCTTCGTGACGGGTCAGACCCTGAACGTCGACGGCGGCCTCTACATGCACTGA
- a CDS encoding MFS transporter: MTTSSPALGSTRDPALKSAISKASRHLMPMLVILYFVAFLDRTNVGFAEEALSVDRGISDGAFALGAGIFFIGYAIFEIPSNLLLKRFGARFWLARIAVTWGIVAAAFAFTTGDTMFIVLRFLLGVTEAGLFPGVIMFLSEWFPNKVRVQMFAIFYLAQPFSQMLGAPLSGGLISVGNQITPWEGWQVMFFTEGVLAVLAGIAALKFLTNHPQKAKWLTQGEKDSLTAAMEREDTVRQADGPTGIWKAMASWKVWYFTIIYFCLQIAVYGTTFYLPQQVANLIGQDVGFQVGLVSAIPWLVGLFACYYVGQHANTIRRRRSWGAMFYIFTGLSIFGSAWAGSAGQPILGLLFITLAVASFLSVGPITWAYPTAFLTGAAAAAGIGLINSLGNLGGFVAPLMRNGFNEAVPTESGVWGVVSLGVFAFLAAAMMFCTKFFRGSKADELLETTSVQAGH, from the coding sequence TTGACCACCTCGTCCCCAGCCCTCGGATCCACCCGTGATCCCGCGCTGAAATCCGCCATCTCGAAGGCGTCCCGGCATCTGATGCCGATGCTCGTCATCCTCTACTTCGTCGCGTTCCTCGACCGCACCAACGTCGGCTTCGCCGAGGAGGCGCTCTCGGTCGACCGCGGCATCTCGGACGGAGCGTTCGCGCTCGGCGCCGGCATCTTCTTCATCGGCTACGCGATCTTCGAGATCCCGAGCAACCTGCTGCTCAAGCGCTTCGGCGCCCGGTTCTGGCTGGCCCGCATCGCGGTCACCTGGGGCATCGTCGCCGCGGCGTTCGCCTTCACCACCGGCGACACGATGTTCATCGTCCTGCGCTTCCTGCTCGGCGTGACCGAGGCCGGCCTCTTCCCCGGCGTGATCATGTTCCTGTCGGAGTGGTTCCCCAACAAGGTCCGCGTGCAGATGTTCGCGATCTTCTACCTGGCGCAGCCCTTCTCGCAGATGCTCGGCGCCCCGCTCAGCGGCGGCCTGATCAGCGTCGGCAACCAGATCACCCCGTGGGAGGGCTGGCAGGTGATGTTCTTCACCGAGGGCGTGCTCGCGGTGCTCGCCGGCATCGCCGCGCTGAAGTTCCTGACGAACCATCCGCAGAAGGCGAAGTGGCTGACGCAGGGCGAGAAGGACTCGTTGACGGCGGCGATGGAGCGCGAGGACACCGTGCGCCAGGCCGACGGCCCGACCGGCATCTGGAAGGCGATGGCCAGCTGGAAGGTCTGGTACTTCACGATCATCTACTTCTGCCTGCAGATCGCGGTCTACGGCACGACGTTCTACCTCCCGCAGCAGGTCGCGAACCTGATCGGGCAGGACGTCGGCTTCCAGGTCGGCCTCGTCTCGGCCATCCCCTGGCTGGTGGGCCTGTTCGCCTGCTACTACGTGGGCCAGCACGCCAACACGATCCGCCGCCGCCGCTCCTGGGGCGCGATGTTCTACATCTTCACCGGCCTGTCGATCTTCGGCTCGGCCTGGGCGGGGTCGGCCGGCCAGCCGATCCTCGGCCTGCTGTTCATCACCCTCGCGGTGGCGAGCTTCCTCTCCGTCGGACCGATCACCTGGGCCTACCCGACCGCGTTCCTCACCGGAGCGGCGGCCGCGGCCGGCATCGGCCTGATCAACTCGCTCGGCAACCTGGGCGGCTTCGTCGCCCCGCTGATGCGCAACGGCTTCAACGAGGCCGTGCCCACCGAGAGCGGCGTGTGGGGAGTCGTCTCCCTCGGCGTCTTCGCCTTCCTCGCCGCCGCCATGATGTTCTGCACCAAGTTCTTCCGCGGCTCCAAGGCGGACGAGCTGCTCGAGACCACGAGCGTCCAGGCGGGCCACTGA
- a CDS encoding GntR family transcriptional regulator produces the protein MTDAVFRLTGAESIERRGLRDHVYERVLDVLLGPDIEPGMRLSIDAVARELGVSPTPVREALVQLERTGLVTRVANKGCRVAPPLADDQLDALFDARLVLESGAAALASAHEAALVPRLQEALAAHEAMTAVVRAASTEGELPVALLREYFAVDWNFHHLIFEGTHNPFLIDMSEAISTRVHRMRQTVQTGVSDADDAVLEHRAIVDAFAAGPEAAAAAMRVHIERVRERSRRDSVR, from the coding sequence ATGACCGACGCCGTGTTCCGCCTGACCGGCGCGGAGTCGATCGAGCGGCGGGGGCTGCGCGACCACGTCTACGAGCGCGTGCTCGACGTGCTGCTCGGCCCGGACATCGAGCCGGGCATGCGCCTGTCCATCGACGCGGTGGCGCGCGAGCTCGGCGTCTCGCCGACGCCGGTGCGCGAGGCGCTCGTGCAGCTGGAGCGGACCGGCCTCGTCACCCGGGTGGCCAACAAGGGCTGCCGGGTGGCGCCGCCGCTCGCCGACGACCAGCTCGACGCGCTCTTCGACGCGCGGCTGGTGCTCGAGAGCGGCGCGGCGGCGCTCGCGTCGGCGCACGAGGCGGCGCTGGTGCCGCGGCTGCAGGAGGCGCTCGCCGCGCACGAGGCGATGACCGCCGTCGTGCGCGCGGCCTCCACCGAGGGCGAGCTGCCGGTGGCGCTGCTGCGCGAGTACTTCGCGGTGGACTGGAACTTCCACCACCTGATCTTCGAGGGCACGCACAACCCGTTCCTGATCGACATGTCCGAGGCGATCTCCACGCGCGTGCACCGGATGCGCCAGACCGTGCAGACCGGCGTCAGCGACGCGGACGACGCCGTGCTGGAGCACCGGGCGATCGTCGACGCGTTCGCGGCCGGCCCGGAGGCGGCGGCTGCCGCGATGCGCGTGCACATCGAGCGGGTGCGCGAGCGCTCGCGCCGCGACTCCGTCCGCTGA
- a CDS encoding ribose-5-phosphate isomerase: MSTTWRIVVGSDDAGYDYKEILKRDLEADDRVVSVVDVGVDAESHTPYPSVAIAAAELVARGEADRALLICGTGLGVAIAANKVEGIRAVTAHDSFSVERGVLSNDAQVLCMGQRVVGIEVARRNVREWLGYVFDESSASAAKVEEIVAYERSGATA, from the coding sequence ATGAGCACCACCTGGAGGATCGTCGTCGGATCCGACGACGCCGGCTACGACTACAAGGAGATCCTGAAGCGCGATCTCGAGGCCGACGACCGGGTCGTCTCGGTCGTCGACGTCGGCGTCGACGCGGAGTCGCACACACCCTACCCGAGCGTCGCGATCGCGGCGGCCGAGCTGGTCGCGCGCGGCGAGGCCGACCGGGCGCTGCTGATCTGCGGCACCGGCCTGGGCGTCGCGATCGCGGCGAACAAGGTCGAGGGGATTCGCGCCGTGACGGCGCACGACTCCTTCTCGGTGGAGCGCGGCGTGCTCTCGAACGACGCGCAGGTGCTCTGCATGGGGCAGCGCGTCGTCGGCATCGAGGTCGCCCGGCGGAACGTGCGGGAGTGGCTCGGCTACGTCTTCGACGAGTCGAGCGCCTCGGCCGCGAAGGTGGAGGAGATCGTCGCGTACGAGCGCTCGGGAGCGACTGCGTAA
- a CDS encoding dihydroxyacetone kinase family protein encodes MTRLWNEPADFADDMVDGFVRANGRWVRKVVGGVSRSTRSEEPEVAVVIGGGSGHYPAFAGLVGPGLAHGAAMGNLFASPSAHQVESVIRASEQGRGVLLSYGNYAGDVLHFTAAQDAVRADGIDCRTVTVTDDIFSAKPEEAHKRRGIAGDLTVFKVAGAAAAAGYAIDDVERVAVLGNARTRSLGVAFTGCTLPGADEPLFSVPEGRMAVGLGIHGEPGIDEVDIPSAAELAELFVTHLLADAEIPEGVSVDGARVVPVLNGLGSVKSEELFVVFSTIADLLEARGITLVDPQVGEFCTSFDMAGVSLTLFWVDEELETLWTAPSDTPAFRTGAVDGGALVAVTATQAEEVAAEVGEASEESRAAAARLSDAIAAIRDVIDANADELGRLDSIAGDGDHGIGMQRGARAAAQEAADVLGRGAGAQTLLTRAGDAWSDRAGGTSGALWGVILRSVGEALGDDRAVSAREVSAGVTAASDAVRGYGKASVGDKTMVDALVPFAETLAERAGAGDALADAWGAAAGAARSAADATSDLMPGLGRARSHGEKSLGTPDPGAISFALIVEAIAPQLGADSGTASATNAPSTHEGESA; translated from the coding sequence ATGACCCGTCTCTGGAACGAACCCGCCGACTTCGCCGACGACATGGTCGACGGCTTCGTCCGCGCCAACGGCCGCTGGGTCCGCAAGGTCGTCGGCGGCGTCTCCCGCTCGACCCGCTCCGAGGAGCCCGAGGTCGCGGTGGTCATCGGCGGCGGCTCGGGTCACTACCCGGCCTTCGCCGGACTGGTCGGTCCCGGCCTCGCGCACGGCGCCGCGATGGGCAACCTCTTCGCCTCGCCCTCGGCGCACCAGGTCGAGTCGGTGATCCGCGCGAGCGAGCAGGGCCGCGGCGTGCTGCTCAGCTACGGCAACTACGCCGGCGACGTGCTGCACTTCACCGCCGCGCAGGACGCGGTGCGGGCCGACGGGATCGACTGCCGCACCGTCACCGTGACCGACGACATCTTCAGCGCGAAGCCCGAGGAGGCGCACAAGCGCCGCGGGATCGCGGGCGACCTCACCGTCTTCAAGGTAGCGGGGGCCGCCGCCGCCGCGGGCTACGCGATCGACGACGTGGAGCGGGTGGCCGTGCTCGGCAACGCGCGCACCCGCTCGCTCGGCGTCGCCTTCACCGGCTGCACGCTGCCCGGAGCCGACGAGCCGCTGTTCTCGGTGCCCGAGGGCCGGATGGCGGTCGGCCTGGGCATCCACGGCGAGCCCGGGATCGACGAGGTCGACATCCCCAGCGCCGCGGAGCTGGCCGAGCTGTTCGTCACGCACCTGCTCGCCGACGCCGAGATCCCCGAGGGCGTGAGCGTCGACGGCGCCCGGGTGGTCCCGGTGCTGAACGGGCTCGGCTCGGTGAAGAGCGAGGAGCTGTTCGTCGTCTTCAGCACGATCGCCGATCTGCTCGAGGCGCGCGGGATCACCCTCGTCGACCCGCAGGTGGGCGAGTTCTGCACCAGCTTCGACATGGCCGGCGTCTCGCTGACGCTGTTCTGGGTCGACGAGGAGCTCGAGACGCTGTGGACGGCGCCGAGCGACACCCCGGCCTTCCGCACCGGGGCGGTCGACGGCGGCGCGCTCGTGGCCGTCACCGCGACGCAGGCCGAGGAGGTCGCCGCCGAGGTCGGCGAGGCTTCGGAGGAGTCGCGGGCCGCGGCCGCGCGGCTGTCCGACGCGATCGCGGCGATCCGCGACGTGATCGACGCGAACGCCGACGAGCTCGGCCGCCTGGACTCGATCGCGGGCGACGGCGACCACGGCATCGGCATGCAGCGCGGGGCACGGGCGGCCGCGCAGGAGGCCGCCGACGTGCTCGGGCGCGGTGCGGGCGCGCAGACGCTGCTCACCCGCGCCGGCGACGCCTGGTCGGACCGCGCGGGCGGGACCTCCGGCGCGCTGTGGGGGGTCATCCTCCGCAGTGTCGGCGAGGCGCTCGGCGACGACCGCGCCGTGAGCGCGCGCGAGGTGAGCGCGGGAGTGACCGCCGCCTCCGACGCCGTGCGCGGCTACGGGAAGGCGAGCGTCGGCGACAAGACGATGGTGGACGCGCTGGTGCCGTTCGCCGAGACGCTGGCGGAGCGGGCCGGGGCGGGCGACGCGCTCGCGGACGCGTGGGGCGCTGCCGCGGGTGCCGCCCGCTCGGCCGCCGACGCCACCTCCGACCTGATGCCCGGACTCGGCCGCGCCCGCTCGCACGGCGAGAAGTCGCTCGGCACGCCCGACCCCGGCGCGATCTCGTTCGCGCTGATCGTCGAGGCGATCGCACCGCAGCTCGGTGCCGACTCCGGCACCGCATCCGCCACGAACGCACCGTCCACCCACGAAGGAGAGAGCGCATGA
- a CDS encoding cation:proton antiporter: MEEPVVAIIWIVSFVVVTVLVTGLSGKAGWSAPVALVAVGALASFVPGIPEVVVEPDVVLYGILPPLLYAAAIRTSVLDVRARGDSILLLSVGLVVFTVLVVGAVAWAVVPAISIAAALAFGAIVAPTDAVAVTAIAGRLRLPRRMLTVLEGESLLNDATALVALNASLLAIVSTVTPGGIALDFVLAVVVGAGVGILIAVVLGFVRKQVSSSVLDTSLSLVTPYVAFIPAQLLHGSGVLAVVVAGLFLGFRAPVIQSAQARIAESLNWRTIQFLLENAVFLFIGLSLSSVVAATADSDIGVWQGIGISAALLGALIGSRVLWMCLTTVLFRHGPRRLQQRGWTWPTALGVSVAGIRGVVTLAAAFLLPEETPQRAFLQFLAFVVVAGTLVEGLALPRVVRLLKLPAPNEQQEHVEKQMLLAEAQSAGLARLDQEPQDGVEERVLDRLRRNAVFLADALENPPEGEGAEPLTHSYNRLRRVMIAAEREAVLKARAEGRYQEPAVRSALAFLDVEEEALAVGRQ, encoded by the coding sequence GTGGAGGAACCGGTCGTCGCCATCATCTGGATCGTCTCGTTCGTGGTCGTCACCGTGCTGGTGACGGGGCTCTCGGGCAAGGCGGGCTGGTCGGCACCCGTGGCGCTGGTCGCCGTCGGCGCGCTGGCCTCCTTCGTCCCCGGGATCCCCGAGGTGGTGGTCGAGCCGGACGTCGTCCTCTACGGGATCCTGCCGCCGCTGCTCTACGCGGCGGCGATCCGCACCTCGGTGCTCGACGTCCGCGCCCGCGGCGACAGCATCCTGCTGCTCTCGGTCGGGCTCGTGGTCTTCACGGTGCTGGTGGTCGGCGCGGTCGCCTGGGCGGTGGTGCCCGCGATCTCGATCGCCGCGGCCCTGGCCTTCGGCGCGATCGTGGCGCCGACCGACGCCGTGGCGGTGACCGCGATCGCGGGGCGGCTGCGGCTGCCGCGGCGGATGCTGACGGTGCTGGAGGGCGAGAGCCTGCTCAACGACGCGACCGCGCTGGTCGCGCTGAACGCGTCGCTGCTCGCGATCGTCAGCACCGTGACGCCCGGCGGGATCGCGCTCGACTTCGTGCTGGCCGTCGTGGTCGGGGCGGGGGTCGGCATCCTGATCGCGGTCGTCCTCGGCTTCGTGCGCAAGCAGGTGTCCTCCTCGGTGCTCGACACGAGCCTCTCGCTGGTGACGCCCTACGTCGCGTTCATCCCGGCGCAGCTGCTGCACGGCTCGGGGGTGCTCGCGGTCGTGGTCGCGGGGCTGTTCCTCGGCTTCCGGGCGCCGGTCATCCAGTCGGCGCAGGCGCGGATCGCGGAGTCGCTGAACTGGCGCACCATCCAGTTCCTGCTCGAGAACGCCGTCTTCCTCTTCATCGGGCTGAGCCTGTCCTCGGTGGTCGCGGCGACCGCCGACTCCGACATCGGCGTCTGGCAGGGCATCGGCATCAGCGCAGCGCTGCTCGGGGCGCTGATCGGCAGCCGGGTGCTCTGGATGTGCCTGACCACCGTCCTCTTCCGGCACGGACCGCGGCGGCTGCAGCAGCGCGGCTGGACCTGGCCGACGGCGCTCGGGGTGTCCGTGGCCGGGATCCGCGGCGTCGTCACCCTCGCGGCGGCCTTCCTGCTGCCGGAGGAGACGCCGCAGCGGGCGTTCCTGCAGTTCTTGGCGTTCGTGGTGGTCGCGGGGACGCTGGTCGAGGGGCTCGCGCTGCCGCGGGTGGTGCGGCTGCTCAAGCTGCCGGCGCCGAACGAGCAGCAGGAGCACGTCGAGAAGCAGATGCTGCTGGCGGAGGCGCAGTCGGCCGGTCTGGCGCGGCTCGACCAGGAGCCGCAGGACGGCGTCGAGGAGCGGGTGCTCGACCGGCTGCGGCGGAACGCGGTGTTCCTCGCGGACGCGCTGGAGAACCCGCCGGAAGGGGAGGGCGCGGAGCCGCTGACCCACTCCTACAACCGGCTGCGCCGCGTGATGATCGCGGCCGAGCGCGAGGCGGTGCTGAAGGCGCGCGCCGAGGGGCGCTACCAGGAGCCGGCGGTGCGCAGCGCGCTGGCGTTCCTCGACGTGGAGGAGGAGGCGCTGGCGGTGGGGCGGCAGTAG